The Molothrus aeneus isolate 106 chromosome 30, BPBGC_Maene_1.0, whole genome shotgun sequence genome contains a region encoding:
- the NABP2 gene encoding SOSS complex subunit B1 isoform X1 yields the protein MSPWATPGSRGPGVPVPHPGVPSRCPIPGVPVPMSRSRCPPPGVPVPHPGCPIPLPAGRSRGCHHRCPSVPGVPHVLSPVSPRSLVPGVPLPPPCPAGSRCPLPIPDVPPVSSVPSSVPSVPAGPIPCPLSATPCPTGAFGAPSPLSPWVPFRVSTVPTSATPCPLGATHCPLSPLSVPSVTLSVPHVPSVSPQCPCCPLSPPCVPSVSPPCPLSATPSPQCPLSPLSVPLVPSLSSQCPLCPLSVPSVSLLSPQCPPCPLSPPVSTQSPPCPLSVPRVPSVSPMSPQCPCCPLSVPHVPSVSLLSPPCPCCPLSVPRVPSARAATMSSETLVKDVKPGLKNLNLIFIVLETGRVTKTKDGHEVRTCKVADKSGSINISVWDDVGNLIQPGDIIRLTKGYASVFKGCLTLYTGRGGDLQKIGEFCMVYSEVPNFSEPNPEYVAQQAQGKGAPPDGSAPAAPQPPPGPPAAPPAPESQNGNGLSPGGPPAHPPSGRITRSQPGPVSNGKETRRSGKR from the exons ATGTCCCCATGGGCCACCCCCGGGTCCCGCGGTCCCGGTGTCCCGGTCCCacatcccggtgtcccctcccgGTGTCCCATTCCAGGTGTCCCGGTCCCAATGTCCCGTTCCCGGTGTCCCCCACCCGGTGTCCCGGTCCCACATCCCGGCTGTCCCATCCCGCTCCCTGCGGGACGGTCCCGGGGCTGCCACCACCGGTGTCCCTCGGTCCCCGGAGTCCCCCATGTtctgtccccggtgtcccctcggtCCCTTGTCCCCGGTGTCCCACTCCCTCCCCCGTGTCCCGCCGGttcccgctgtcccctccccattcCCGATGTCCCCCCGGTCTCCAGTGTCccctccagtgtccccagtgtccccgcgGGTCCCATTCCGTGTCCTCTCAGTGCCACTCCCTGTCCCACTGGTGCCTTTGGTGCCccgtcccctctgtccccatgggTCCCATTCCGTGTCTCCACTGTCCCCACGAGTGCCACTCCCTGTCCCCTTGGTGCCACTCACTGTCCCCTcagtcccctcagtgtcccctcagtgacactcagtgtcccccatgtcccctcagtgtcccctcagtgtccctgctgtcccctcagtcccccctgtgtcccctcagtgtcccctccctgtcccctcagtgccactccatcccctcaatgtcctctcagtcccctcagtgtccccttaGTGCCCTCTCTGTCCTCTcaatgtcccctgtgtcccctcagtgtcccctcagtgtccctgctgtcccctcagtgtcccccatgtcccctcagtCCCCCCGTGTCCACTCAGtctcccccgtgtcccctcagtgtccctcgtgtcccctcagtgtcccccatgtcccctcagtgtccctgctgtcccctcagtgtgccccatgtcccctcagtgtccctgctgtcccccccgtgtccctgctgtcccctcagtgtcccccgtgtcccctcagccCGCGCTGCCACCATGAGCTCCGAGACTTTGGTCAAGGACGTCAAACCCGGCCTCAAGAACCTCAACCTGATCTTCATCGTGCTGGAGACGG GCCGGGTCACCAAGACCAAGGACGGCCACGAGGTTCGGACGTGCAAAGTGGCCGACAAGAGCGGCAGCATCAACATCTCGGTGTGGGACGATGTGGGGAACCTGATCCAGCCTGGGGACATCATCCGCCTCACCAAGGG ctaCGCCTCCGTCTTCAAGGGCTGCCTGACGCTCTACACCGGCCGAGGGGGGGACCTGCAGAAGATTGGGGA GTTCTGCATGGTTTACTCCGAGGTGCCCAACTTCAGCGAGCCCAACCCCGAGTACGTGGCACAGCAGGCGCAGGGCAAGGGG gccccaCCCGACGGCTCCGCCCCGGCAGCTCCGCAGCCGCCCCCGggcccccccgccgcccccccaG CCCCCGAGAGCCAGAACGGGAACGGGCTGAGCCCGGGGGGCCCCCCCGCGCACCCCCCGAGCGGCCGCATCACCCGCAGCCAGCCCGGCCCCGTCAGCAACGGCAAAGAGACCCGGAGGAGCGGCAAGAGATAA
- the RNF41 gene encoding E3 ubiquitin-protein ligase NRDP1: MGYDVARFQGDVDEDLICPICSGVLEEPVQAPHCEHAFCNACITQWFSQQQTCPVDRSVVTVAHLRPVPRIMRNMLSKLQITCDNAVFGCTAVVRLDNLMAHLNDCEHNPKRPVTCEQGCGLEMPKDELPNHNCIKHLRSVVQQQQTRIAELEKTSAEHKHQLAEQKRDIQLLKAYMRAIRSVNPNLQNLEETIEYNEILEWVNSLQPARVTRWGGMISTPDAVLQAVIKRSLVESGCPASITNELIENAHERNWPQGLATLETRQMNRRYYENYVAKRIPGKQAVVVMACENQHMGEDMVLEPGLVMIFAHGVEEI, encoded by the exons ATGGGGTATGATGTGGCTCGGTTCCAGGGGGACGTGGACGAGGACCTGATCTGCCCCATCTGCAGTGGGGTCCTGGAGGAGCCAGTGCAG GCCCCGCACTGCGAGCACGCCTTCTGCAATGCCTGCATCACGCAGTGGTTCTCGCAGCAGCAGACGTGCCCCGTGGACCGCAGCGTGGTGACGGTGGCCCACCTGCGCCCGGTGCCGCGGATCATGCGGAACATGCTCTCCAAGCTGCAGATCACCTGCGACAACGCCGTCTTCGGCTGCACGGCCGTGGTGCGCCTCGACAACCTCATGGCTCACCTCAACGACTGCGAGCACAACCCCAAGCGCCCCGTCACCTGCGAGCAGGGATGCGG GTTGGAGATGCCCAAGGACGAGCTGCCCAACCACAACTGCATCAAGCACCTGCGCTCggtggtgcagcagcagcagacgaggattgcagagctggagaaaaCCTCGGCCGAGCACAAGCaccagctggcagagcag AAGAGGGACATCCAGCTGCTCAAGGCCTACATGAGGGCGATCCGCAGCGTCAACCCCAACCTGCAGAACCTGGAGGAGACCATCGAGTACAACGAGATCCTGGA GTGGGTGAACTCCCTGCAGCCGGCGCGGGTGACGCGCTGGGGCGGCATGATCTCCACGCCGGACGCCGTCCTTCAGGCCGTCATCAAACGCTCGCTGGTGGAGAGCGGCTGCCCGGCCTCCATCACCAACGAGCTCATCGAGAACGCCCACGAGCGCAactggccccaggggctggccaCGCTGGAGACCAGGCAGATGAACCGCAGATACTACGAGAACTACGTGGCCAAACGCATCCCCGGCAAGCAGGCCGTGGTGGTGATGGCCTGCGAGAACCAGCACATGGGAGAGGACATGGTGCTGGAGCCGGGGCTCGTCATGATTTTCGCTCACGGAGTGGAGGAGATATGA
- the NABP2 gene encoding SOSS complex subunit B1 isoform X2, whose protein sequence is MSSETLVKDVKPGLKNLNLIFIVLETGRVTKTKDGHEVRTCKVADKSGSINISVWDDVGNLIQPGDIIRLTKGYASVFKGCLTLYTGRGGDLQKIGEFCMVYSEVPNFSEPNPEYVAQQAQGKGAPPDGSAPAAPQPPPGPPAAPPAPESQNGNGLSPGGPPAHPPSGRITRSQPGPVSNGKETRRSGKR, encoded by the exons ATGAGCTCCGAGACTTTGGTCAAGGACGTCAAACCCGGCCTCAAGAACCTCAACCTGATCTTCATCGTGCTGGAGACGG GCCGGGTCACCAAGACCAAGGACGGCCACGAGGTTCGGACGTGCAAAGTGGCCGACAAGAGCGGCAGCATCAACATCTCGGTGTGGGACGATGTGGGGAACCTGATCCAGCCTGGGGACATCATCCGCCTCACCAAGGG ctaCGCCTCCGTCTTCAAGGGCTGCCTGACGCTCTACACCGGCCGAGGGGGGGACCTGCAGAAGATTGGGGA GTTCTGCATGGTTTACTCCGAGGTGCCCAACTTCAGCGAGCCCAACCCCGAGTACGTGGCACAGCAGGCGCAGGGCAAGGGG gccccaCCCGACGGCTCCGCCCCGGCAGCTCCGCAGCCGCCCCCGggcccccccgccgcccccccaG CCCCCGAGAGCCAGAACGGGAACGGGCTGAGCCCGGGGGGCCCCCCCGCGCACCCCCCGAGCGGCCGCATCACCCGCAGCCAGCCCGGCCCCGTCAGCAACGGCAAAGAGACCCGGAGGAGCGGCAAGAGATAA